A stretch of the Uranotaenia lowii strain MFRU-FL chromosome 3, ASM2978415v1, whole genome shotgun sequence genome encodes the following:
- the LOC129755142 gene encoding uncharacterized protein LOC129755142, producing MASSYNKISWMMLFHGSGYRQALEKTSGRRHFPRIWHRKTSLRKCTMSLSLHGGRSREGSCSTGECLSLLYVPRQPEKWLPDPPRQKPIWILNHLQQVGAVLNKERDRSASINKMVKNEK from the exons atggcgaGCAGTTATAACAAAATATCTTGGATG ATGCTGTTTCACGGTTCCGGTTACAGGCAGGCTCTTGAAAAGACTTCCGGTAGACGGCACTTCCCTCGGATATGGCACAGAAAAACGAGCCTTCGGAAATGTACTATGTCCTTAAGTCTACATGGAGGACGATCTCGCGAAGGATCCTGTTCTACTGGCGAGTGTCTGTC ACTGCTGTACGTACCCAGGCAACCTGAAAAGTGGCTGCCCGATCCACCAAGACAGAAACCAATTTGGATCCTGAACCATTTGCAGCAGGTCGGAGCTGTGCTGAATAAAGAACGGGATCGAAGTGCAAGCATtaataaaatggttaaaaatgaaaagtga